A DNA window from Paraburkholderia phytofirmans OLGA172 contains the following coding sequences:
- the tnpB gene encoding IS66 family insertion sequence element accessory protein TnpB (TnpB, as the term is used for proteins encoded by IS66 family insertion elements, is considered an accessory protein, since TnpC, encoded by a neighboring gene, is a DDE family transposase.), whose protein sequence is MFRLDADLKVYVHRDAVDFRKSITGLSALVEQALGLDPFARAVYVFRNRRADRIKLLMWERNGFWLMLKRLEADRFIWPREAAVLELTVEQLHWLLEGIDLAAIRKHPARHYARVS, encoded by the coding sequence ATGTTCCGGCTCGACGCTGACCTGAAGGTGTACGTCCATCGCGACGCCGTGGATTTCCGCAAGAGCATCACGGGTCTGTCGGCCCTGGTTGAGCAGGCGCTGGGACTCGATCCGTTCGCCCGGGCCGTCTATGTGTTTCGCAACCGGCGGGCCGATCGCATCAAGTTACTCATGTGGGAGCGCAACGGCTTCTGGCTCATGTTGAAGCGCCTCGAGGCTGACCGTTTTATATGGCCACGCGAAGCGGCCGTACTTGAGCTGACGGTAGAGCAACTTCATTGGCTTCTTGAGGGCATCGACCTGGCGGCGATACGCAAGCATCCGGCGCGGCACTATGCCCGTGTCAGCTGA
- the arsA gene encoding arsenical pump-driving ATPase → MTLPVANTRHLFFTGKGGVGKTSLACATALRLAEDGQTVLLVSTDPASNLDEVLETPLCGQPTPVNQVPNLHALNIDPERAASAYRERMVAPYRGILPDAAIRSMEEQFSGGCTVEIAAFDAFANLLAGSVITNAYDHVIFDTAPTGHTLRLLTLPSAWSNFLSTNTTGNSCLGPLAGLEPNKQLYAAAVAELTDRDHTTVVLVARPDTSAFREAERTRIELADLGVRNLVLAVNGVFKATSPDDVIARAMEAQQAAAIEAMPRGLAALERSQTGFIPMGLVGLRALKAYLHPEQIAAPQTVPGLSVELPGGLLPLIDELEKTRHGLIMTMGKGGVGKTTVAAAIALELAQRGHNVLLSTTDPAAHVAWTLQESLPGLSVDHIDAALEVDRYRNEVLARAGAYLDAQAKAMLEEDLRSPCTEEIAVFRAFARTVDEGRDSFVILDTAPTGHTILLMDSAEAYHREVMRTQGDMPEAVRQLLPRLRDPEFTHVLIVTLAEATPVHEAERLQADLRRAQIEPYAWVIDQSLLASGTHDPALAERGRYEAPFIERVIKQDAKRSVLLPWQATPPVGLHGLEELSRGH, encoded by the coding sequence ATGACGCTACCTGTCGCTAACACCCGCCATCTCTTCTTTACCGGAAAAGGCGGCGTTGGTAAGACATCACTTGCCTGTGCAACGGCCCTGCGATTGGCCGAAGACGGCCAGACCGTGCTGCTGGTCAGCACCGACCCGGCATCCAATCTCGACGAGGTTCTCGAGACCCCGCTCTGCGGGCAACCAACGCCCGTCAATCAGGTCCCCAACCTCCATGCGCTGAACATCGACCCGGAGCGCGCTGCAAGCGCATACCGCGAACGCATGGTCGCCCCCTATCGAGGCATACTCCCCGATGCAGCCATCCGCAGCATGGAAGAGCAGTTTTCTGGCGGCTGCACCGTTGAGATTGCCGCGTTCGATGCGTTTGCCAACCTGCTCGCAGGTAGCGTCATCACGAACGCTTATGACCACGTCATCTTCGACACGGCGCCTACGGGGCATACATTGCGCCTGCTGACGCTGCCGTCCGCGTGGAGCAATTTCCTGTCGACGAACACGACGGGAAATTCATGCCTTGGACCGCTTGCAGGTCTCGAGCCCAACAAGCAACTGTACGCAGCGGCCGTTGCCGAACTGACCGACCGCGACCACACCACGGTGGTCCTTGTCGCCCGTCCAGATACGTCGGCATTCCGTGAAGCCGAGCGTACCCGTATCGAATTGGCGGACCTCGGCGTCAGGAACCTGGTGCTCGCTGTCAACGGTGTGTTCAAAGCGACTTCACCTGACGACGTCATCGCCCGCGCGATGGAAGCGCAGCAGGCTGCCGCCATCGAGGCCATGCCGCGGGGGCTCGCAGCACTGGAGCGAAGTCAGACAGGATTCATTCCGATGGGACTGGTTGGCCTGCGCGCGCTAAAGGCCTATCTGCACCCCGAGCAGATTGCCGCCCCCCAGACGGTTCCCGGCTTAAGCGTCGAGTTGCCAGGCGGCCTTCTGCCACTCATCGACGAGCTCGAGAAGACCAGACATGGCCTGATCATGACGATGGGCAAGGGCGGCGTCGGCAAGACAACGGTGGCAGCTGCGATAGCGCTTGAACTTGCACAGCGCGGCCATAACGTCCTGCTTTCGACGACAGACCCCGCTGCTCATGTGGCATGGACGCTGCAGGAGTCACTGCCTGGTTTGAGCGTGGATCACATCGACGCGGCGCTAGAAGTCGACCGTTACCGCAATGAAGTTCTCGCCAGGGCCGGCGCTTACCTCGATGCGCAGGCGAAGGCAATGCTCGAGGAAGACCTGCGCTCGCCATGCACTGAGGAGATCGCGGTGTTCCGTGCCTTCGCTCGCACGGTGGACGAGGGCCGGGACTCCTTTGTGATACTGGACACGGCACCGACCGGACACACCATTCTGCTGATGGACTCAGCCGAGGCCTACCATCGCGAAGTCATGCGCACACAGGGTGACATGCCGGAAGCCGTCCGCCAGCTTCTGCCGCGGCTGCGTGACCCTGAGTTCACGCACGTGCTGATCGTGACGCTCGCAGAAGCGACGCCGGTGCATGAAGCGGAGCGCCTGCAAGCCGACCTCCGCCGGGCGCAGATTGAGCCGTATGCGTGGGTCATCGACCAAAGCCTGCTTGCAAGCGGAACGCACGACCCGGCACTCGCTGAGCGAGGGCGTTATGAAGCGCCATTCATCGAGCGAGTGATCAAGCAGGACGCAAAGCGGTCGGTGTTGCTGCCGTGGCAGGCCACCCCACCCGTTGGCCTTCACGGGCTCGAAGAGTTATCGCGCGGACATTGA
- a CDS encoding ArsR/SmtB family transcription factor, whose translation MRKKSVPIDLSVMQASAEKACALLKVLANPDRLLLMCQLSRGELCVSDLEEQLGIRQPTLSQQLGVLRDNELVATRREGKSIFYSIASKEAIAVMNVLYDQFCAQ comes from the coding sequence ATGAGGAAGAAGTCCGTCCCAATCGACCTGTCGGTGATGCAGGCATCGGCAGAGAAAGCCTGTGCGCTACTGAAGGTGCTGGCCAATCCCGACAGGTTGCTTCTGATGTGCCAGTTGTCGCGGGGCGAGTTATGTGTGAGCGACCTCGAGGAACAGTTGGGCATACGTCAGCCGACGCTTTCCCAACAGCTCGGCGTGCTTCGCGATAACGAACTCGTGGCGACACGGCGGGAGGGAAAGAGCATCTTTTATTCCATCGCGAGCAAGGAAGCGATTGCCGTCATGAACGTGCTGTACGACCAGTTTTGCGCTCAATGA
- a CDS encoding SulP family inorganic anion transporter — MKRLPLSPRDPAPASPGVWHWIPAVATLRTYKRDWFAKDVFAGIVLTAVLVPTGLSFAQAAGLPGVGGLYASIAALFAYAIFGPSRILVLGPDSALTALIAAAVVPLADGRPESALALAGTLAMLSGICCALIGLLRLSFITDLLSKPIQYGYLNGIALTLFVSQFPRLLGFAVPGGRFLDEVTRVFQGVVAGQINWVACAIGVSCLGTIALLKRYAAALPATLIAVATATVAVWLLEPEVRVGIAVVGRLPEGLAAVRLPAVSLHDVRELSGAAIAIALVSFADMSVLSRAFALRGAYTVDRNQELVALGIANIAAGLLQGVPVCSSASRTPVAEAAGAKTQLTCVVSALCIAFLLIVAPGLLTHVPNAALAAVIVSAAVSLFDLGNVTRLYRMRRSEFVLSMVCFAGVLMVGVVQGIFIAIGLSLLSFVWRAWHPYDAILGKIEGRPGYHDVVRHPDAKQVPGLLLIRWDAPLFFANAEIFSQHVRRGIAQAAQPPECLVVASEPITDIDVTAADMLSRLDHELETAGIALYFAEMKGPVKDRLRAYGLFEIFDDTHFFETVADAVRSYTAQHRVDWPGE, encoded by the coding sequence ATGAAGCGTCTTCCGCTCTCGCCGCGTGACCCTGCTCCGGCTTCCCCGGGCGTATGGCACTGGATACCGGCTGTCGCTACGTTGCGAACTTATAAGCGTGACTGGTTCGCAAAGGACGTGTTCGCGGGCATCGTGCTGACCGCCGTACTCGTACCAACCGGACTGAGCTTTGCGCAGGCCGCCGGGCTGCCCGGCGTCGGCGGCTTGTATGCAAGCATCGCCGCTCTGTTCGCCTACGCTATTTTCGGACCCAGCCGGATCCTCGTTCTCGGCCCCGATTCCGCACTGACTGCGCTGATTGCCGCTGCCGTCGTCCCTCTCGCCGACGGCCGGCCGGAATCGGCACTCGCGCTTGCTGGTACGCTGGCGATGCTGTCTGGAATCTGCTGTGCGTTGATCGGACTGCTCAGGCTGAGCTTTATCACAGATCTTCTGTCGAAACCGATCCAGTATGGCTATCTCAACGGGATTGCGCTCACACTGTTCGTGAGCCAGTTTCCGAGATTGCTCGGTTTCGCGGTTCCGGGCGGCAGGTTCCTCGACGAGGTAACAAGGGTCTTCCAGGGTGTCGTCGCCGGGCAGATAAACTGGGTTGCCTGCGCCATTGGCGTTTCGTGCCTGGGGACAATTGCATTGCTCAAGCGGTATGCGGCTGCGCTTCCCGCCACCCTGATTGCCGTGGCCACGGCAACCGTGGCGGTCTGGCTTCTGGAACCGGAAGTGCGTGTCGGTATCGCTGTCGTAGGCCGGCTGCCTGAAGGTTTGGCGGCGGTTCGTCTTCCCGCCGTGTCGCTGCATGACGTACGGGAGTTGAGTGGCGCCGCGATCGCTATCGCTCTCGTATCGTTTGCCGATATGAGCGTGTTGTCGCGCGCGTTTGCCCTGCGTGGCGCCTACACGGTCGACCGGAACCAGGAGCTCGTGGCGCTTGGCATCGCCAATATCGCGGCTGGTCTGCTGCAGGGTGTCCCAGTCTGCAGCAGTGCGTCACGAACGCCGGTTGCCGAGGCAGCCGGCGCAAAGACACAGTTGACCTGCGTTGTGTCCGCGCTCTGTATCGCCTTTCTGCTGATCGTGGCTCCTGGGTTGCTAACGCACGTGCCGAACGCCGCGCTCGCCGCGGTCATTGTTTCTGCCGCCGTCTCGCTCTTCGATCTCGGAAACGTGACACGTCTTTATCGAATGCGCCGCAGCGAGTTCGTGCTGTCCATGGTTTGCTTTGCAGGCGTTCTCATGGTCGGTGTCGTACAGGGCATCTTCATTGCTATCGGCCTTTCGCTGCTGTCATTTGTCTGGCGCGCGTGGCACCCTTACGACGCCATTCTGGGCAAGATCGAGGGGAGGCCTGGTTATCACGATGTTGTACGGCACCCGGACGCAAAACAGGTCCCCGGCCTTCTGCTGATTCGCTGGGATGCGCCACTCTTTTTCGCGAATGCGGAGATTTTTAGCCAGCACGTGCGACGGGGTATCGCACAAGCGGCGCAGCCACCTGAATGCTTGGTCGTTGCCTCGGAGCCGATCACCGATATTGACGTGACTGCTGCTGACATGCTCTCCAGGCTTGATCACGAGCTGGAAACTGCGGGCATCGCACTGTATTTTGCAGAGATGAAAGGCCCGGTGAAGGACCGGCTGCGAGCCTATGGGCTCTTCGAAATATTTGACGATACACATTTCTTCGAGACTGTGGCGGATGCCGTTCGCAGTTATACCGCACAGCATCGCGTTGACTGGCCGGGCGAGTGA
- a CDS encoding YeeE/YedE family protein yields the protein MGLITALISGLLFGVGLMVSGMANPAKVLGFLDIAGRWDPSLAFVMAGAITVGSIAFLFAKRRRKSLLGLPMQIPANSSVTLRLVLGSAVFGVGWGLAGFCPGPALVALGAGFPKAWGFVVAMLAGMAAFEFLKRAKLSRQRA from the coding sequence ATGGGTTTGATCACTGCTCTAATTTCCGGGCTTCTGTTCGGCGTCGGTCTGATGGTGTCTGGCATGGCCAATCCGGCGAAGGTGCTGGGATTTCTCGACATCGCGGGGCGCTGGGACCCGTCTCTTGCATTCGTGATGGCCGGGGCGATAACCGTCGGCTCTATCGCGTTCCTGTTTGCAAAACGCCGCAGAAAATCACTGCTGGGTCTGCCGATGCAGATTCCCGCCAACTCATCCGTGACATTGAGACTGGTCCTGGGAAGCGCGGTGTTCGGCGTCGGCTGGGGGCTTGCAGGATTTTGCCCGGGACCCGCGCTGGTCGCGTTGGGTGCTGGTTTTCCGAAGGCATGGGGCTTTGTGGTCGCGATGCTGGCCGGCATGGCTGCGTTCGAGTTCCTTAAGCGCGCGAAGCTAAGCCGTCAGCGTGCCTGA
- a CDS encoding patatin-like phospholipase family protein: protein MQGGGALGAYEFGAIKAIFQRQNFRSHVITGVSIGALAAAVLAGAKGDPIETLEDMWDRFSVSALPSMPGLDAWLAMFGAHGMIRVAPTFLLAPLIATSIMDMAPLREWLTESVDFDKLNANATRVIITAVNAATGAYEEFDNRDGLTVDHVIASASLPPAFPMTFIDDKPYWDGGLVSNTPLRCAINALEQIDADDPEVKRELIAMDASHISPSTPQTMSDVVGRLLQIYFFGKLRLDLKLFEQFNGYLDLIEHLDQELPPASPLRQHPAYRRLMAHRKIDRFVLISGDGQESIGAATDFSRSSTRRRIERGYRDAMRTLSSGEAA from the coding sequence TTGCAGGGCGGCGGCGCACTGGGAGCATACGAATTCGGCGCGATCAAAGCCATCTTCCAGCGCCAGAACTTCCGCTCGCATGTGATAACCGGCGTATCCATCGGCGCCCTGGCCGCGGCTGTCCTCGCCGGAGCAAAGGGCGATCCTATCGAGACCCTGGAGGACATGTGGGACAGATTTTCCGTCTCCGCTCTTCCATCGATGCCCGGTCTGGACGCATGGTTGGCGATGTTCGGTGCGCACGGAATGATCCGAGTGGCCCCGACTTTTCTCCTGGCGCCTTTGATCGCCACCAGTATTATGGACATGGCACCGCTAAGAGAATGGCTGACGGAGTCGGTAGATTTCGACAAGCTGAACGCAAATGCGACGCGCGTGATCATCACCGCGGTGAATGCTGCGACGGGCGCCTATGAGGAATTTGATAACAGGGACGGCTTGACTGTCGACCATGTCATCGCGAGCGCGAGTCTGCCACCGGCATTTCCGATGACTTTCATCGACGACAAGCCGTATTGGGATGGTGGCCTTGTCTCCAACACTCCGTTGCGGTGCGCCATCAACGCGCTGGAGCAGATCGACGCGGATGATCCCGAGGTGAAACGCGAACTGATCGCGATGGATGCAAGTCATATCTCGCCGTCGACACCTCAGACGATGTCGGACGTGGTGGGCCGTCTGTTGCAGATCTATTTCTTTGGAAAGTTGCGGCTCGATCTCAAGCTTTTCGAACAGTTCAACGGCTATCTCGATCTGATTGAACATCTCGATCAGGAACTGCCGCCAGCGAGCCCGTTGCGTCAACACCCGGCGTACAGACGCCTGATGGCGCACCGGAAAATCGACCGTTTCGTGCTGATATCCGGCGATGGGCAGGAATCGATTGGTGCGGCGACTGACTTTTCCCGCTCGTCCACACGACGCCGGATCGAGCGCGGCTACCGGGATGCAATGCGCACCTTGAGTTCCGGCGAAGCCGCATAA
- the ltrA gene encoding group II intron reverse transcriptase/maturase — protein sequence MQSKLATWSTENKERKFDRLLRLVADRAWLSEAARITLASSGAKTPGVDGIDKVQMEENLQAELAVIRTELLAGSYNPLPARRVLIPKANGKMRPLGIPCLRDRIVQRAILMVMEPIWESDFHSASYGFRPARSVHHAIRAVKLQLQDSGEQSTSGRWVIEGDLASYFDTVHHRPLMKGIRKRIADQRLLALLWKFIKAGCVDHGLFRAASEGVPQGGVISPLLSNIMLHEFDAWMETNYLSKKVRQDRWVWNFSISNRRPIAVRENRQWIPAISYCRYADDFVVIVKGTRAHAEAMREACRGFLEGQLKLTLNMEKTHVTHVNDGFVFLGHRIIRKRGPRGRMRPVSTIPWEKYRRFAEKLIKQLSGDYGANRMDLVESLNRQLAGWANFYQYTDFTATMFSKLDRTVFWKFGYWLAHKYRRGFPSLMREHVREPEPGQAKTWVVEGRNSRGWYGAIALRRLITSRKGQFKWRTPKENPYIACGEARRTIESRYDEVAFAMSNT from the coding sequence ATGCAAAGCAAACTGGCGACATGGTCAACGGAGAACAAAGAACGCAAGTTCGATCGTCTCCTGAGGCTGGTCGCCGACAGGGCATGGCTTAGTGAGGCGGCTCGTATTACGCTGGCTTCCAGCGGAGCCAAGACGCCGGGCGTCGACGGTATCGACAAGGTTCAGATGGAAGAGAATCTCCAAGCTGAACTCGCGGTGATCCGTACTGAGCTGTTGGCGGGGTCGTACAACCCGCTGCCAGCTCGACGTGTATTAATCCCGAAAGCGAACGGCAAAATGAGGCCTTTGGGCATTCCTTGTCTTCGCGATCGAATTGTGCAGAGGGCCATTCTGATGGTGATGGAGCCGATATGGGAGAGTGATTTCCATTCGGCGTCTTATGGATTCAGACCGGCCCGCAGCGTGCACCACGCGATTCGTGCGGTGAAGCTTCAGTTGCAGGACAGCGGTGAACAAAGCACGTCGGGCCGCTGGGTGATCGAAGGCGATCTCGCCAGCTACTTTGACACCGTTCATCACCGTCCTCTCATGAAGGGAATCCGAAAACGTATCGCCGATCAACGCTTGCTGGCACTGCTCTGGAAATTCATCAAGGCAGGATGCGTTGATCACGGTCTGTTTCGAGCCGCAAGCGAAGGCGTTCCGCAAGGCGGGGTGATTTCACCGTTGCTTTCCAACATCATGCTGCACGAATTCGATGCTTGGATGGAGACGAACTACCTCAGCAAGAAAGTGCGCCAAGACCGGTGGGTGTGGAACTTCAGTATCTCCAATCGGCGACCTATTGCCGTGCGGGAGAACCGACAGTGGATACCTGCAATATCGTACTGCCGTTACGCTGATGATTTTGTGGTGATCGTAAAAGGAACCAGGGCGCACGCGGAAGCAATGCGGGAAGCATGCCGAGGTTTCCTTGAAGGTCAACTCAAACTGACGCTGAACATGGAGAAAACCCATGTTACGCATGTCAACGATGGCTTCGTATTCCTCGGCCATCGCATCATACGTAAGCGAGGTCCACGCGGCCGCATGCGGCCTGTCAGCACAATACCGTGGGAGAAATACCGACGCTTTGCCGAGAAACTGATCAAGCAACTGTCGGGCGATTACGGTGCAAATCGGATGGACCTAGTGGAAAGCCTGAATCGGCAACTTGCGGGATGGGCAAACTTTTATCAGTACACCGACTTCACGGCCACCATGTTTAGCAAGCTGGATCGCACCGTCTTTTGGAAATTCGGATACTGGCTCGCGCATAAATATCGACGGGGCTTCCCGTCACTGATGCGTGAGCATGTCCGTGAACCAGAACCGGGGCAAGCAAAGACATGGGTAGTAGAAGGCAGAAACAGTCGTGGCTGGTATGGGGCGATAGCGCTTCGGCGTCTCATCACAAGCCGCAAGGGGCAATTCAAATGGCGGACCCCGAAGGAAAATCCATACATTGCGTGCGGCGAGGCGCGGCGAACCATTGAGTCGCGCTACGACGAAGTCGCCTTTGCTATGAGCAACACTTAA
- a CDS encoding YeeE/YedE family protein gives MSIDIASFTPGLSLTGGLVIGAAATVLVLFNGRIAGISGILGGLLGSPHKDSGWRVAFLAGLIGAPVLASLLGNPVSPDIQAGWGEILIAGFLVGIGTRYASGCTSGHGVCGISRGSIRSLVATATFMASGFVTVFVFRHLLGG, from the coding sequence ATGTCGATTGATATCGCGAGTTTTACGCCGGGCCTGTCATTGACTGGCGGTCTGGTGATTGGCGCTGCGGCTACCGTGCTTGTTTTATTCAACGGACGTATCGCTGGCATCAGCGGCATCCTCGGTGGCCTGCTCGGCTCGCCACACAAAGATTCAGGATGGCGCGTCGCTTTTCTTGCAGGGCTGATAGGGGCGCCTGTGCTGGCAAGCCTGCTCGGAAACCCGGTATCGCCTGATATCCAGGCTGGGTGGGGCGAAATACTCATTGCAGGCTTTCTGGTAGGCATCGGCACGCGTTACGCGAGCGGTTGCACAAGCGGCCATGGTGTCTGCGGCATCTCGCGCGGGTCCATCCGTTCGCTGGTCGCGACGGCAACATTCATGGCAAGCGGTTTTGTGACCGTGTTCGTGTTCAGACATCTGCTGGGAGGCTGA
- a CDS encoding MBL fold metallo-hydrolase — MLPIVQPFFDPVTGTVTYVVFQSGHQECAVIDPVLDYDPKAGRTSTTNADKVIEFVRQRGLRVQWILETHAHADHVSAAHYLRGELGGRIAIGEHIRTVQGVFKKLFNLEPEFRLDGSQFDLLFREDEEFSIGDVTAKALYVPGHTPADTAYQIGDAVFVGDTLFMPDVGTARCDFPGGDAHRLYRSIRKLLDLPGNTRLFMCHDYPPEGREPEWETTVLAQRAHNIHVHDGVTEEHFVHVREARDATLAMPTLILPSVQVNIRGGEFPPAEENGISYLKIPLNAL, encoded by the coding sequence ATGCTGCCCATCGTTCAACCGTTCTTCGACCCGGTCACCGGCACAGTCACGTACGTCGTTTTCCAGTCCGGGCATCAGGAATGTGCAGTCATTGACCCCGTTCTTGACTACGACCCCAAGGCAGGACGCACTTCGACGACGAATGCCGACAAAGTCATCGAGTTCGTTCGCCAGCGCGGCCTGCGGGTGCAGTGGATTCTGGAAACGCACGCGCATGCTGACCACGTTTCCGCAGCACATTATTTGCGCGGCGAGCTTGGCGGCAGGATTGCGATTGGAGAGCACATTCGCACCGTTCAGGGCGTCTTCAAGAAACTCTTCAATCTGGAGCCCGAATTCCGCCTTGACGGCTCCCAGTTCGACCTTTTGTTCCGCGAAGACGAGGAGTTTTCCATTGGTGATGTGACTGCAAAAGCGCTGTATGTGCCAGGCCATACGCCTGCCGACACGGCCTACCAGATTGGCGATGCCGTCTTCGTGGGCGACACGCTATTCATGCCGGATGTCGGCACAGCGCGTTGCGACTTCCCGGGCGGCGATGCGCACAGGCTATACAGATCGATTCGAAAGTTGCTGGACCTGCCGGGCAACACCCGGCTCTTCATGTGCCACGACTATCCACCCGAGGGCCGGGAACCCGAGTGGGAAACCACGGTGCTAGCGCAGCGTGCGCATAACATCCATGTGCATGACGGCGTAACAGAAGAACACTTCGTACACGTGCGCGAAGCGCGTGACGCGACCCTCGCAATGCCCACGCTGATTCTGCCGTCGGTGCAGGTCAACATACGGGGTGGCGAGTTTCCACCCGCCGAGGAAAATGGCATCAGCTATCTGAAGATTCCGCTGAATGCGCTGTAG
- the arsD gene encoding arsenite efflux transporter metallochaperone ArsD: MSKLEVFEPAMCCPTGLCGVDVNPVLVQFNADFQWLADHGVEVVRHGLGHDAAAFAANPEVVREMQAGMDRLPIAMVDGGIISIGAYPSRAQLTQKIGLKVSAAEKPHIRAGACGCKPGEC; encoded by the coding sequence ATGAGCAAGCTTGAAGTGTTTGAGCCGGCGATGTGTTGCCCGACCGGCTTGTGCGGGGTCGACGTCAATCCGGTACTGGTTCAGTTCAACGCCGACTTTCAATGGCTGGCGGACCACGGTGTCGAAGTTGTCAGACACGGTCTCGGACACGATGCGGCGGCGTTTGCTGCCAATCCGGAAGTGGTCCGGGAAATGCAGGCCGGTATGGACCGTCTGCCCATCGCGATGGTGGATGGCGGGATCATCTCGATCGGCGCCTATCCATCGCGTGCCCAATTGACTCAGAAAATTGGCCTGAAGGTTTCCGCCGCCGAAAAGCCGCACATCAGAGCGGGTGCCTGTGGCTGCAAGCCCGGCGAATGTTGA
- the tnpC gene encoding IS66 family transposase: protein MTRASVQPASITAEELAALIAERDAVLAERDALRGELRVTKVERDLLKEQLKAFERRLFGAKSEARSADQRDLFLNEAEALAPTAATLPAQEDEVDSTPVAGHRRKKSGRKPLDPALPREVIRYELSEEERICPHDGSVRVEIGVEVSEQLDIIPQQVRVIRHERVKYACPSCDQGMKATPARSRIIPKGLFTEAALAWFVISKFVDGLPLYRIAALLRRFGGDISRNTLAASVVRLGEAVQPVINLMRDHLLDSEIVFGDETTVQVLKEPGRAPQTKSYMWAQMNGSGPPVRLFSYAPGRSKQLGADLWVGMRRGAVLMTDGYEPYNAIASANELVHLGCWAHCRRYFVEAEAVLPKEARGRHQPATQFIHLIGKLYAAESRASEKPHRRARLRRRYSRAVLAQIKALLDHHLETTAPKGLLGKALNYLAGQWPKLNRYVENEAWPIDNNPCENSIRPFTVGRRSWLFADTVGGAKASANLYSLVESCKANRVDIYRYLTDLFKALPYAKSADDYEALLPWKLGKREHEKNV from the coding sequence ATGACACGCGCTTCTGTTCAACCCGCTTCGATCACCGCCGAGGAACTCGCCGCGCTCATCGCCGAGCGCGATGCGGTGCTTGCTGAACGCGACGCGTTGCGTGGCGAACTGCGGGTAACGAAGGTCGAGCGCGATCTTCTGAAGGAGCAGCTCAAGGCGTTCGAGCGCCGGCTGTTCGGGGCGAAGAGCGAGGCACGCAGCGCGGATCAGCGTGATCTGTTCCTGAACGAGGCGGAAGCGCTGGCGCCGACGGCGGCGACGCTCCCGGCTCAGGAAGACGAAGTCGACAGCACGCCGGTGGCCGGCCACCGGCGCAAGAAGTCCGGACGCAAGCCGCTCGATCCGGCCTTGCCGCGCGAGGTGATCCGCTACGAACTCTCTGAAGAGGAGCGCATCTGCCCGCACGACGGCAGCGTGCGGGTGGAGATCGGCGTCGAGGTCAGCGAGCAGCTCGACATCATTCCGCAGCAGGTGCGGGTGATCCGTCATGAGCGCGTGAAGTATGCGTGCCCGAGCTGTGATCAAGGCATGAAGGCCACGCCGGCGCGCTCGCGCATCATCCCGAAGGGGTTGTTCACTGAAGCGGCGCTGGCGTGGTTCGTCATCTCGAAGTTCGTGGACGGCTTGCCGCTGTATCGAATCGCTGCACTGCTGCGGCGCTTCGGCGGCGATATCTCGCGCAATACGCTGGCAGCCAGCGTGGTGCGCCTGGGCGAAGCGGTGCAGCCCGTCATCAACCTGATGCGTGATCATCTGCTGGACAGCGAGATCGTGTTTGGCGACGAGACCACGGTGCAGGTTCTCAAGGAGCCCGGACGGGCCCCGCAGACGAAGAGTTACATGTGGGCGCAAATGAACGGCAGCGGGCCGCCGGTGCGGCTGTTCAGTTATGCGCCCGGGCGCAGCAAACAGCTGGGAGCGGACCTGTGGGTCGGCATGCGCCGTGGCGCCGTGCTGATGACCGATGGCTATGAGCCGTATAACGCGATCGCCAGCGCGAACGAACTCGTGCATTTAGGATGCTGGGCCCATTGCCGCCGCTACTTCGTAGAAGCCGAGGCGGTCTTGCCCAAAGAGGCGCGTGGCCGTCATCAACCCGCGACGCAGTTCATCCATCTGATTGGCAAGCTGTACGCGGCGGAGTCGCGTGCCAGCGAAAAACCGCATCGGCGGGCGCGGCTGCGCCGACGCTATAGCCGCGCGGTGCTCGCGCAAATCAAAGCGTTACTGGATCATCACCTCGAGACGACTGCACCCAAGGGCTTGCTGGGCAAGGCGTTGAATTACCTGGCCGGGCAGTGGCCCAAGCTGAACCGCTATGTCGAGAACGAAGCGTGGCCCATCGACAATAACCCTTGCGAAAATTCAATCCGACCCTTCACGGTAGGCCGCCGCTCCTGGCTCTTCGCGGACACGGTGGGCGGGGCGAAAGCGAGTGCCAACCTCTATTCGCTCGTTGAGTCGTGCAAGGCCAATCGCGTCGACATCTACCGCTACCTGACTGATCTGTTCAAGGCGCTGCCCTACGCAAAGAGCGCCGACGACTACGAGGCGCTGCTACCCTGGAAGCTGGGCAAGCGGGAGCACGAAAAAAACGTCTAG